The following are encoded together in the Oncorhynchus nerka isolate Pitt River linkage group LG25, Oner_Uvic_2.0, whole genome shotgun sequence genome:
- the borcs8 gene encoding BLOC-1-related complex subunit 8 isoform X1: MFIFGNASTRIKPLQIFNWRSFNVYKMEDQEMQLKVKRVTDKFTENMYVLANEPSVALYRLQEHVRRSLPELVQHKTDMQSWEEQSQGAIYTVEYACSAVKSMTNSSLYFKSIDGLLRQAISMKEQISTSQGRSAHEATPSPIPPATPPHPPSTSS, encoded by the exons ATGTTTATTTTTGGTAACGCTTCAACACGAATTAAACCCTTGCAAATATTTAATTGGAGATCGTTTAATGTGTATAAGATGGAGGACCAGGAGATGCAACTGAAAGTTAAAAGAG TGACTGACAAATTCACGGAGAACATGTACGTGTTGGCTAACGAGCCATCAGTGGCTCTTTATCGACTGCAAGAACACGTTAGAAGGTCCCTCCCAGAGCTAGTACAACACAAA ACAGATATGCAGAGCTGGGAGGAGCAAAGCCAAGGAGCAATCTACACTGTGGAATATGCATGCAG TGCAGTGAAAAGCATGACAAACAGCAGCCTGTACTTCAAAAGTATCGATGGCCTCCTTCGTCAAGCCATCAGCATGAAGGAACAGATCAGCACCTCCCAGGGGCGCAG CGCACATGAAGCGACcccctctcccattccccctGCCACTCCACCACATCCCCCATCCACTTCCTCCTGA
- the borcs8 gene encoding BLOC-1-related complex subunit 8 isoform X3 produces MFIFGNASTRIKPLQIFNWRSFNVYKMEDQEMQLKVKRVTDKFTENMYVLANEPSVALYRLQEHVRRSLPELVQHKTDMQSWEEQSQGAIYTVEYACSAVKSMTNSSLYFKSIDGLLRQAISMKEQISTSQGRRRRTTDPRVLKEGGEKHSSGT; encoded by the exons ATGTTTATTTTTGGTAACGCTTCAACACGAATTAAACCCTTGCAAATATTTAATTGGAGATCGTTTAATGTGTATAAGATGGAGGACCAGGAGATGCAACTGAAAGTTAAAAGAG TGACTGACAAATTCACGGAGAACATGTACGTGTTGGCTAACGAGCCATCAGTGGCTCTTTATCGACTGCAAGAACACGTTAGAAGGTCCCTCCCAGAGCTAGTACAACACAAA ACAGATATGCAGAGCTGGGAGGAGCAAAGCCAAGGAGCAATCTACACTGTGGAATATGCATGCAG TGCAGTGAAAAGCATGACAAACAGCAGCCTGTACTTCAAAAGTATCGATGGCCTCCTTCGTCAAGCCATCAGCATGAAGGAACAGATCAGCACCTCCCAGGGGCGCAG GAGAAGAACCACAGACCCAAGAGTgctgaaggaaggaggagagaaacacagctctgggacatga
- the borcs8 gene encoding BLOC-1-related complex subunit 8 isoform X2, with product MFIFGNASTRIKPLQIFNWRSFNVYKMEDQEMQLKVKRVTDKFTENMYVLANEPSVALYRLQEHVRRSLPELVQHKTDMQSWEEQSQGAIYTVEYACSAVKSMTNSSLYFKSIDGLLRQAISMKEQISTSQGRSRRRTTDPRVLKEGGEKHSSGT from the exons ATGTTTATTTTTGGTAACGCTTCAACACGAATTAAACCCTTGCAAATATTTAATTGGAGATCGTTTAATGTGTATAAGATGGAGGACCAGGAGATGCAACTGAAAGTTAAAAGAG TGACTGACAAATTCACGGAGAACATGTACGTGTTGGCTAACGAGCCATCAGTGGCTCTTTATCGACTGCAAGAACACGTTAGAAGGTCCCTCCCAGAGCTAGTACAACACAAA ACAGATATGCAGAGCTGGGAGGAGCAAAGCCAAGGAGCAATCTACACTGTGGAATATGCATGCAG TGCAGTGAAAAGCATGACAAACAGCAGCCTGTACTTCAAAAGTATCGATGGCCTCCTTCGTCAAGCCATCAGCATGAAGGAACAGATCAGCACCTCCCAGGGGCGCAG CAGGAGAAGAACCACAGACCCAAGAGTgctgaaggaaggaggagagaaacacagctctgggacatga
- the rfxank gene encoding DNA-binding protein RFXANK — protein sequence MDGTDGVEIPDLAASLHIFSDDLALESTTCLSGEARGERLNGVMVTTENMGVDEEESLLKYSTTLTNRQRGNEVTVRPATLDILSIHQLAAQGEVLQVATHLSKDSSLLNRQDERGLTPLMWAAAFGEKAMVDFLLENGADPSMIAWERESALTLASSGGYAVIVKRLLEHGVDINAYDWNGGTPLLYAVRGNHVRCAEALLDKGADMNIEADSGYSPMALAVALGHKQVQKVLEDHILKLLKKKA from the exons ATGGATGGCACAGATGGTGTTGAGATACCAGATCTTGCAGCCAGTTTACACATATTCTCAGATGACCTAGCATTGGAATCCACTACATGTCTATCAGGGGAGGCCAGAGGAGAGCGGTTAAATG GTGTGATGGTAACTACAGAGAACATGGGTGTGGATGAGGAGGAGAGCCTGTTGAAATACTCCACCACCCTCACGAATAGGCAGCGTGGGAACGAGGTCACAGTCAGACCAGCTACTTTAGACA TTCTGTCCATTCACCAGCTAGCTGCCCAGGGGGAGGTCTTACAGGTGGCCACACACCTGAGCAAAG ACAGTTCATTATTAAACCGCCAGGATGAACGGGGCTTAACtcctctcatgtgggcagcagcGTTTGGAGAGAAAGCCATGGTGGATTTCCTCCTGGAAAAC GGGGCAGATCCTAGTATGATAGCATGGGAACGGGAGAGTGCCTTGACCCTGGCGAGCTCAGGAGGCTATGCAGTCATAGTGAAACGTCTTCTTGAACATGGAGTAGATATCAATGCTTATGACTGG AATGGTGGTACTCCTCTCCTTTACGCTGTTAGAGGGAACCATGTAAGGTGTGCTGAGGCCCTCTTAG ATAAAGGGGCAGACATGAACATTGAGGCAGATTCTGGGTATAGTCCAATGGCCTTAGCTGTTGCCCTCGGACACAAACAAG TCCAAAAGGTGTTAGAGGACCATATTCTGAAACTCCTGAAGAAAAAAGCATGA